One Drosophila virilis strain 15010-1051.87 chromosome 5, Dvir_AGI_RSII-ME, whole genome shotgun sequence DNA window includes the following coding sequences:
- the LOC6636331 gene encoding protein lifeguard 1 gives MSYNRMKTPKDLTTVTKPLNNDERYPPIPLPAPPPAGPETMHAENVNNPNAVARETMNPAPFLESGQIIMHNSPGFSGADDSLEAKNIIFNDQTIRKGFIRKVYFILLTQLLFTLGVISIFVYHEPTKQFVREKPMVVGVAMIVNIVVLISMACCETARRNFPINFICLGLFTATMSLLLGAVASTLDANVVLLAVGITALLVVALSIFAIQTKYDFTAWGGVLISVVICLLILAFAGAFLRGTFGETAVSCLGALLASFLLIYDTQLIIGGTHKYQFNPEDYIFAALTLYLDVVRIFLYVLRLARR, from the exons ATGTCGTATAACCGTATGAAAACGCCAAAAGATTTAACAACTGTCACAA AGCCCCTCAACAATGATGAGCGTTATCCACCGATACCATTGCCAGCGCCACCGCCAGCCGGGCCAGAAACGATGCACGCGGAAAACGTGAACAATCCGAATGCAGTCGCCAGGGAAACTATGAATCCGGCACCATTTTTGGAGAGCGGACAAATTATAATGCACAACAGTCCTGGATTTTCTGGTGCAGATGATAGCTTGGAGGCAAAGAATATCATTTTCAATGATCAAACCATACGCAAGGGCTTCATACGTAAAGTGTACTTTATTCTCTTG ACACAATTGCTCTTCACTCTTGGTGTCATATCCATATTTGTGTATCACGAGCCCACAAAACAGTTTGTCCGGGAAAAACCGATGGTCGTGGGCGTCGCCATGATTGTCAACATTGTGGTGCTGATCTCGATGGCCTGCTGTGAAACTGCTCGGCGCAACTTTCCGATTAATTTCATCTGCCTGGGCCTATTCACGGCTACCATGTCCCTACTCCTGGGCGCCGTGGCCAGTACTCTAGACGCAAATGTGGTGCTCTTGGCTGTGGGCATAACTGCGCTGTTGGTTGTGGCTTTGTCCATATTCGCCATACAAACCAAATATGATTTCACAGCCTGGGGCGGCGTCCTAATCTCGGTTGTTATCTGTTTGTTGATCCTTGCCTTTGCGGGTGCATTTTTACGCGGAACCTTCGGTGAGACGGCGGTCTCATGCCTTGGTGCTCTACTGGCCAGTTTTCTGCTAATCTATGATACACAATTGATAATTGGCGGCACGCACAAGTATCAGTTTAATCCGGAGGATTATATTTTCGCTGCATTAACTTTGTATTTAGATGTGGTGCGCATCTTCTTGTATGTATTACGTCTAGCCAGAAGGTAA
- the LOC6636329 gene encoding mitochondrial-processing peptidase subunit alpha, protein MNVRSFSMLQMLKNSWRTFPRRFATKVTTVGGDEIGSGTGIGQITGRVRSKDGGPHKVNKPSKEIVTHLPPLTEPLPNLPEAIYANPLVESASTKVTTLINGLRIASEPRYGQFCTVGLVLDSGPRYEVAYPSGVSHFLEKLAFNSTVNFPNKDAILKELEKNGGICDCQSSRDTLIYAASIDSRALESVTRLLADVTLRPTLSEQEVNLARRAVSFELETLGMRPEQEPILMDMIHAAAYRDNTLGLPKLCPPQNLDSIDRNVLMNYLKYHHSPDRMVIAGVGVDHEELVEHVRKYFVENEAIWMNEELTNVAPNQVDTSVAQYTGGIVKEHCEIPIYAAAGLPELAHVVLGFEGCSHQDSDFVPLCVLNIMMGGGGSFSAGGPGKGMYSRLYTKVLNRYHWMYSATAYNHAYVDTGLFCIHGSAPPQHMRDMVEVLTRELMNMSAEPGNEELMRSKIQLQSMLLMNLESRPVVFEDVGRQVLVTGYRKRPEHFIKEIEKVTAADIQRVAQRLLGSVPSVAARGDIQNLPEMTDITSALNSSGRSLGRRLSLFK, encoded by the exons ATGAACGTGAGAAGCTTCAGTATGCTGCAAATGCTAAAAAATTCTTGGCGCAC ATTTCCACGGCGCTTCGCCACAAAAGTAACCACTGTCGGTGGTGATGAAATTGGCAGTGGTACCGGAATTGGTCAAATCACCGGGCGCGTGCGAAGCAAAGACGGTGGCCCGCACAAGGTAAATAAGCCATCCAAAGAAATTGTTACGCATCTGCCGCCACTAACCGAACCGCTGCCAAACTTGCCGGAGGCCATTTATGCAAACCCGTTGGTTGAGAGCGCCTCCACAAAGGTTACAACATTAATTAATGGTCTGCGCATTGCCTCGGAGCCGCGTTATGGACAATTCTGTACTGTGGGTCTGGTGCTGGACTCTGGACCACGCTACGAAGTAGCGTACCCTAGTGGCGTATCACATTTTCTTGAGAAGCTTGCGTTCAAT TCAACAGTTAACTTTCCTAACAAGGATGCAATACTCAAAGAGTTGGAAAAGAACGGCGGTATTTGTGATTGCCAAAGTTCCCGAGATACCCTTATATATGCGGCCAGCATTGACAGCCGTGCTCTTGAGTCCGTTACACGTTTGCTGGCTGATGTAACTTTGCGGCCCACGCTAAGCGAACAAGAAGTCAACTTAGCGCGTCGTGCTGTCAGCTTTGAGTTGGAGACGCTCGGAATGCGACCCGAGCAGGAACCAATACTCATGGACATGATTCACGCTGCCGCTTACAGAGACAATACACTAGGATTACCAAAACTATGCCCGCCACAGAATCTAGACAGCATTGATCGCAACGTCTTAATgaactatttaaaatatcatCACTCTCCGGATCGCATGGTCATTGCTGGTGTTGGC GTGGATCACGAAGAGCTGGTGGAGCACGTAAGAAAATACTTTGTCGAAAATGAAGCAATTTGGATGAATGAAGAATTGACAAACGTGGCTCCCAATCAAGTGGACACGTCAGTAGCACAGTACACGGGCGGCATAGTTAAA GAGCATTGCGAAATTCCCATTTATGCGGCAGCTGGGCTGCCTGAACTGGCGCACGTTGTACTCGGCTTTGAGGGCTGTTCCCATCAAGATTCGGACTTTGTGCCATTGTGCGTGCTCAACATTATGATGGGCGGCGGTGGTTCATTCTCCGCCGGTGGCCCTGGCAAGGGCATGTACTCACGTCTATACACGAAAGTCTTAAACCGTTACCATTGGATGTACAGTGCCACAGCGTATAATCATGCCTATGTGGACACTGGACTTTTCTGTATACACGGCAGTGCGCCACCACAGCACATGCGCGACATGGTCGAGGTGCTCACGCGTGAACTTATGAACATGAGCGCCGAGCCCGGCAACGAAGAATTAATGCGTTCCAAAATCCAACTGCAGTCTATGCTGTTGATGAATCTGGAGTCCAGGCCAGTTGTGTTCGAAGATGTGGGCCGCCAAGTGCTGGTCACGGGTTATCGCAAGCGCCCCGAACACTTCATAAAGGAGATtg AAAAAGTAACAGCTGCCGACATTCAACGCGTGGCACAAAGACTGCTCGGCTCAGTACCGTCAGTAGCTGCGCGCGGAGACATTCAGAATTTGCCTGAGATGACAGACATAACAAGCGCACTCAATAGCAGCGGGCGCTCGCTTGGTCGCCGTTTATCGCTCTTTAAGTAA
- the LOC6636330 gene encoding uncharacterized protein codes for MTLIAKLFNILVIFLCAQHELIKINAYDPNDTKIVECCLPPAGMFEAFYPREVEGIPNSASRPAHGHGSFFKHRNPALVDTKNAAAYGYRFDGKRRFNFD; via the coding sequence ATGACTTTAATTGCGAAACTTTTCAATATATTGGTGATTTTTTTGTGCGCACAACATGAACTGATCAAAATAAACGCATATGATCCAAATGATACCAAAATCGTTGAGTGTTGCCTGCCACCCGCTGGCATGTTTGAGGCCTTCTATCCGCGTGAAGTGGAGGGCATACCAAACAGTGCATCTCGGCCCGCTCACGGGCATGGCAGCTTCTTCAAGCATCGAAATCCTGCATTGGTGGATAcaaaaaatgcagctgcctATGGCTACCGATTTGATGGGAAGCGGCGCTTCAATTTTGATTAG